A single region of the Pseudomonas sp. GGS8 genome encodes:
- a CDS encoding OmpA family protein, which translates to MFSLAQRSLHLFTITLFIALLALTGCQTTPQKGLTPAQIAVLKQQGFEMTDEGWAFGLSGKVLFGSDVEHLNPASTQIVERIGKALLGVGIERVRIDGHTDSSGKESYNEQLSLRRAKSVEKVLASIGIKEQNIQLRGLGSSKPVASNDTVDGRTENRRVSIVVSAD; encoded by the coding sequence GTGTTCTCACTTGCCCAACGTTCCCTGCATCTTTTCACGATCACCTTATTCATCGCGTTGCTGGCATTGACCGGTTGCCAGACGACACCGCAGAAAGGACTGACCCCGGCGCAGATCGCAGTGCTCAAGCAGCAAGGTTTCGAGATGACGGATGAGGGCTGGGCCTTCGGCCTGTCCGGCAAAGTGCTGTTCGGTAGCGATGTCGAACACCTCAACCCCGCCAGTACCCAGATCGTCGAACGCATTGGCAAGGCGTTGTTGGGGGTGGGAATCGAGCGGGTGAGGATTGACGGCCACACCGATTCCTCAGGCAAAGAATCCTATAACGAACAACTTTCCCTACGTCGCGCGAAAAGCGTTGAAAAGGTCTTGGCCTCTATCGGCATAAAAGAACAAAACATCCAGCTGCGCGGCCTGGGCAGCAGCAAGCCCGTCGCCTCTAACGACACAGTGGATGGGCGCACCGAGAACCGGCGGGTGTCGATCGTGGTGAGCGCGGATTAA
- a CDS encoding LysR family transcriptional regulator, with the protein MQKNITSLGSLNWDDLKFFLEVARTRKASTAAKRLAVDYTTVSRRISSLEASLGTLLFEKSRTSGFVLTAEGQRLLGYAESIESTLHMACEQVSGSGVALSGHVRMGCTEGFGSFFITPQLSHFVDAYPAISVDILPLPHFISLSKREADIVIALERPEHGPYVCCKLCDYRLQLYATQDYLDKHPPIRRPADLSKHQFISYVDDLAFSSELLYLANVLPGASANLRSTSVIAQFVAAQQGRSLAILPCFLAAQDPRLLPVLPQEITITRQFWMYCREDLRKLKRITLLWDYIRAVTEQNQGLLMGESREMVFAD; encoded by the coding sequence ATGCAAAAAAACATCACGTCTTTAGGCTCGTTGAACTGGGATGACCTCAAGTTTTTCCTCGAGGTTGCCCGCACTCGCAAAGCCAGTACTGCAGCCAAGCGCCTGGCGGTGGACTACACCACCGTGTCGCGGCGCATCAGTTCGCTGGAGGCCTCGTTGGGCACGCTGTTGTTCGAGAAGTCCCGCACCAGCGGCTTCGTCCTGACCGCTGAAGGCCAGCGCCTGCTGGGTTACGCCGAATCGATCGAAAGCACCCTGCACATGGCTTGCGAGCAGGTCTCGGGCTCAGGCGTCGCGTTGTCGGGGCATGTGCGGATGGGCTGTACCGAAGGGTTCGGCAGCTTTTTCATCACCCCACAGCTGAGCCATTTCGTCGACGCCTACCCGGCGATCTCGGTGGACATTCTGCCGCTGCCGCACTTCATCAGCCTGTCCAAACGCGAGGCAGACATCGTCATTGCGCTGGAGCGGCCGGAACATGGCCCTTATGTCTGCTGCAAACTCTGCGACTATCGACTGCAGCTGTACGCGACCCAGGATTATCTGGACAAGCACCCACCGATCCGCCGCCCGGCAGATTTGAGCAAGCATCAATTCATCAGTTATGTGGACGATCTGGCGTTCAGCTCGGAGCTGCTGTACCTGGCGAATGTGCTGCCCGGTGCCAGTGCAAATCTGCGCAGCACCAGTGTGATCGCGCAGTTCGTGGCAGCGCAGCAAGGACGGTCACTGGCGATTCTGCCGTGCTTTTTGGCGGCTCAGGATCCGCGGTTGCTGCCGGTGTTACCGCAAGAAATCACCATCACCCGGCAGTTCTGGATGTACTGCCGGGAAGACCTGCGCAAGCTCAAGCGGATCACCTTGTTGTGGGACTACATCCGTGCCGTCACCGAGCAGAATCAAGGACTGTTGATGGGGGAAAGCCGGGAGATGGTGTTCGCCGATTAA
- a CDS encoding diguanylate cyclase, producing the protein MSLFNPRIRPTLGSVIGRGHLIVALVGVAMASVSLTLLGVLALRVYADHNLHLIARSINYTVEAAVVFNDKAAATEALALIASTEEVADAQVMNEQGELLARWQRPETGWLSDLEMQIARTILEKPISMPITHQGQEIGSILLTGHGESLMRFLLSGLVGIVLCTAVSAWVALYLARRQLRGITGPLRSLAVVAHAARSERAFDRRVPPADIAELDNLGNDFNALLDELESWQTHLQSENETLAHQASHDSLTGLPNRAFFEGRLMRALRNAGKLDEGVAVLFLDSDRFKEINDNFGHAAGDAVLIAVATRVRAQLREEDLVARLGGDEFAVLLTPLHKAEDAERIADKIIASMEAPIPLPGGTQVLTSLSIGIAVYPDHGLTPGALLDAADAAMYQAKRLSRGAYHTAGSEHPVADVQTRS; encoded by the coding sequence ATGAGTCTATTTAACCCTCGTATACGTCCGACTCTCGGTTCGGTTATCGGCCGTGGACATTTGATCGTCGCCCTGGTGGGCGTGGCCATGGCCAGTGTTTCACTGACCCTGCTGGGTGTTCTGGCTTTGCGGGTCTATGCCGATCACAACCTGCATCTGATTGCCCGTTCGATCAACTACACCGTGGAAGCCGCGGTGGTATTCAACGACAAGGCCGCCGCCACCGAAGCGCTGGCATTGATCGCGTCCACTGAAGAAGTGGCCGATGCACAAGTGATGAACGAACAAGGCGAGTTGCTCGCGCGTTGGCAACGACCGGAAACGGGGTGGCTCTCCGATCTTGAAATGCAGATCGCCCGAACGATTCTGGAAAAACCCATCAGCATGCCGATCACCCATCAAGGTCAGGAAATCGGCAGCATCCTGCTCACCGGTCACGGTGAGAGCTTGATGCGTTTCTTGCTCAGTGGTCTGGTGGGAATCGTCTTGTGTACCGCTGTCAGTGCCTGGGTTGCGCTTTATCTGGCGCGTCGGCAATTGCGAGGGATCACCGGCCCGTTGCGCAGCCTGGCTGTCGTGGCTCACGCTGCCCGTAGCGAGCGTGCCTTCGACCGGCGCGTACCGCCCGCCGACATTGCCGAACTCGACAACCTGGGCAACGACTTCAATGCCTTGCTCGACGAGCTTGAGTCCTGGCAGACCCATCTGCAAAGCGAAAACGAAACCCTGGCCCACCAGGCCAGCCATGACAGCCTTACCGGGTTGCCGAACCGGGCATTTTTCGAAGGCCGCCTGATGCGCGCCTTGCGCAATGCGGGCAAGCTGGATGAGGGAGTGGCCGTACTGTTTCTGGACAGCGACCGGTTCAAGGAGATCAACGACAACTTCGGTCACGCTGCCGGTGATGCGGTGCTGATCGCCGTGGCGACCCGGGTTCGTGCGCAGTTGCGTGAAGAGGATCTGGTTGCGCGGCTGGGCGGCGACGAGTTTGCCGTGCTGTTGACGCCGCTGCACAAGGCCGAAGACGCCGAACGGATTGCGGACAAAATCATTGCCAGCATGGAAGCGCCAATCCCGTTGCCGGGCGGTACCCAAGTGCTGACGTCACTCAGTATCGGCATCGCCGTGTACCCGGATCATGGGCTTACGCCGGGGGCGCTGCTCGATGCTGCCGACGCCGCGATGTATCAGGCCAAACGCCTTTCCCGAGGCGCCTACCACACGGCAGGGTCGGAGCACCCTGTCGCCGATGTTCAAACCAGGAGCTGA
- a CDS encoding YfiR family protein yields the protein MKLAVWATERVVGCKQVLLAGLLCLLTGVVCAESEAIVSKADQRASSVTQVVLGILSYARWPVEPQQLRLCVVGPTEYTDDLVKGSTQASGRPVTVRRLLADNPAIASECDAVYIGKLTSDERSRLFASLAGRPVVSISEGGDQCTVGSLFCLRVGDEQVSFEVNLDSVARSGVRIHPSVLQLSRRKPAAP from the coding sequence ATGAAGTTGGCTGTCTGGGCGACAGAGCGCGTCGTTGGCTGCAAACAAGTACTGCTTGCCGGCCTCCTCTGTTTGTTGACGGGCGTTGTCTGTGCTGAGTCGGAAGCTATTGTGAGCAAGGCCGACCAACGTGCCAGCTCGGTCACTCAGGTGGTACTCGGGATCCTCAGTTATGCCCGATGGCCTGTTGAGCCCCAACAGTTGCGTCTGTGCGTGGTCGGCCCCACTGAATACACCGACGACCTGGTCAAAGGCTCCACACAAGCCTCGGGGCGACCGGTTACTGTACGACGGTTGCTGGCCGATAACCCGGCCATCGCCAGTGAATGCGATGCGGTGTATATCGGCAAGCTGACCAGCGATGAACGCAGTCGGCTATTCGCCTCGTTGGCGGGGCGCCCGGTGGTGAGCATCAGCGAAGGCGGCGATCAATGCACCGTTGGCAGCCTGTTCTGCCTGCGGGTCGGTGATGAACAGGTGTCTTTCGAGGTCAACCTCGACTCGGTCGCCCGCAGCGGTGTGCGCATTCATCCCAGTGTGCTGCAACTGTCGCGCCGCAAGCCGGCGGCGCCATGA
- the recD gene encoding exodeoxyribonuclease V subunit alpha: MSRTFADLLPTPLAAESLADLAPLSRADDLLLLLTRWVERGWLRALDKAFVAFLHELAPDDDPLVLLAAALISHQLGHGHVCLDLFETLKEPDFALSLPPEGDLQSGAMLLPSQLLEALDGAHWCKVLASSRLVALAVDGREAAQHRPLVLSGKRLYLRRYWAYERRIDHALRQRLAAHEATPDDLSQRLTGLFGPATLDEVIDWQKLACALATRSAFSIVTGGPGTGKTTTVVRLLALLQAPAVEAGKPLRIRLAAPTGKAAARLTESISQQVQTLRVAETVREKIPSDVTTVHRLLGSRPGTRHFRHHAGNRLPLDVLVVDEASMIDLEMMANLLDALPPHARLVLLGDKDQLASVEAGAVLGDLCRDAEAGWYSPQTRQWLEAVSGESLDASGLREDTHGAHPLAQQVVMLRHSRRFGEGSGIGQLARWVNQQHPEDARKLLAAASHGDVFSLPLKGEQDRALERLLLEGHGGGPQGYRHYLSLLRSQRPSLDRPLDDPCWADWARLVLQAFDAFQLLCAVRKGPWGVEGLNQRVTDALLKARLIDSDHQWYEGRPVLMTRNDYGLGLMNGDIGIALKLPEREGPEAGRHVLRVAFPRNDGQGGVRFVLPSRLNDVDTVYAMTVHKSQGSEFAHTALILPDALNPVLTKELIYTGITRAKDWFTLIEPRAGVFEEAVRRKVKRLSGLMLELEEGIAPGY, translated from the coding sequence ATGAGTCGCACTTTCGCCGATTTACTGCCCACGCCGTTGGCGGCGGAAAGTCTGGCGGACCTGGCCCCGTTGAGTCGTGCTGATGATTTGTTGCTGCTGCTCACGCGCTGGGTCGAACGCGGCTGGCTGCGGGCGCTGGACAAGGCCTTCGTCGCCTTTCTCCATGAGCTTGCTCCCGACGATGATCCGCTGGTGCTGCTGGCCGCCGCGTTGATCAGTCACCAGTTGGGCCACGGCCATGTCTGTCTGGATCTGTTCGAAACGTTGAAAGAACCGGACTTCGCTTTGTCGCTGCCGCCGGAAGGTGATTTGCAAAGCGGTGCGATGTTGCTGCCGTCACAATTGCTTGAGGCGCTGGACGGCGCCCATTGGTGCAAGGTACTGGCGTCCAGTCGTTTGGTGGCTCTGGCCGTCGACGGGCGTGAGGCTGCGCAACACCGGCCGTTGGTGCTGTCGGGTAAGCGCCTGTACCTGCGCCGCTACTGGGCTTACGAACGGCGCATCGACCATGCGCTGCGCCAGCGCCTGGCGGCACACGAAGCAACGCCGGATGATTTGTCCCAACGCCTGACCGGCCTGTTCGGTCCAGCCACGCTTGATGAAGTGATCGACTGGCAGAAGCTCGCGTGTGCTCTGGCTACCCGCAGTGCATTCAGCATCGTCACCGGCGGCCCGGGAACCGGCAAGACCACTACGGTTGTACGCTTGCTCGCGTTGCTCCAGGCACCCGCGGTGGAGGCCGGTAAACCGCTGCGCATTCGTCTCGCGGCACCCACCGGCAAAGCTGCCGCACGATTGACCGAGTCCATCAGCCAGCAGGTTCAAACCCTGAGAGTTGCTGAAACAGTGCGCGAGAAGATCCCGTCGGATGTGACCACCGTGCACCGTTTGCTCGGCAGTCGCCCCGGTACCCGGCATTTCCGCCACCACGCCGGTAATCGCTTGCCGCTGGATGTATTAGTGGTGGACGAAGCCTCGATGATCGACCTGGAAATGATGGCCAACCTGCTTGATGCGTTGCCGCCCCATGCTCGTCTGGTGCTGCTCGGTGACAAGGATCAACTGGCGTCGGTCGAGGCCGGTGCCGTACTGGGCGATCTGTGTCGAGATGCCGAAGCCGGTTGGTACAGCCCGCAGACCCGCCAGTGGCTGGAGGCGGTCAGCGGTGAAAGCCTCGATGCCAGCGGTTTGCGCGAAGACACCCACGGCGCGCATCCACTGGCCCAGCAAGTCGTGATGCTGCGCCACTCACGGCGCTTCGGCGAGGGTAGCGGCATTGGTCAGCTGGCCCGCTGGGTTAACCAACAGCATCCCGAGGACGCGCGCAAGTTATTGGCCGCTGCGAGTCATGGCGACGTATTTTCCCTGCCCCTCAAGGGTGAACAGGACCGGGCTCTGGAGCGCTTGTTGCTCGAAGGCCATGGAGGGGGACCGCAGGGGTATCGGCATTACCTGAGTCTTTTACGCAGTCAGCGACCATCGCTCGACCGCCCGCTCGACGATCCATGCTGGGCGGATTGGGCTCGCCTGGTGCTACAAGCCTTCGACGCTTTCCAGCTGTTGTGTGCCGTACGCAAAGGGCCTTGGGGTGTGGAGGGCTTGAATCAACGCGTGACCGACGCGCTGCTCAAGGCCCGACTGATCGACAGCGACCATCAGTGGTACGAAGGTCGGCCCGTGCTGATGACCCGCAACGACTATGGCCTGGGTTTGATGAACGGTGACATTGGCATTGCCCTCAAGCTGCCGGAGCGTGAGGGCCCCGAGGCCGGGCGGCACGTGCTGCGCGTGGCCTTCCCGCGCAATGATGGGCAGGGCGGTGTGCGTTTTGTCCTGCCAAGCCGACTCAACGATGTCGACACTGTGTATGCCATGACCGTGCACAAATCCCAGGGCTCGGAATTTGCCCATACGGCGTTGATTCTGCCGGATGCTTTGAATCCTGTGCTCACCAAGGAGCTGATCTATACCGGAATAACCCGGGCCAAAGACTGGTTCACCCTGATTGAGCCTCGAGCCGGCGTGTTCGAAGAGGCCGTGCGGCGCAAGGTCAAGCGCTTGAGCGGGTTGATGCTGGAGCTGGAAGAGGGTATCGCGCCGGGTTACTGA
- the recB gene encoding exodeoxyribonuclease V subunit beta: MTTKTPLALAFPLRGSQLIEASAGTGKTFTISALYLRLVLGHGDESSGFGRELLPPQILVVTFTDAATKELRERIRTRLAEAARFFRDEIPAPDGLIAELRGQYLPEQWPGCANRLDIAAQWMDEAAVSTIHSWCQRMLREHAFDSGSLFTQTLETDHSDLLGEVLRDYWRMFCYPMQGDALNWVRSNWGGPAALLPRVRGLFASERDSVEGKEPAELIAECLEERRAALLELKMPWRQWADELLAICQQGVASKSVDGRKMQARYFEPWFEKLRAWAEDESLEQLDIGTGFTRLTPDGMAEAWKGEAPRHPGLDAMPVLKASLDGLPTPDAAVLQHAAHWVGARFEEEKRRRAEMGFDDMLLRLDAALQSDGGERLATLIREQFPVALIDEFQDTDPVQYRIFESIYRIEDNNPESGLFLIGDPKQAIYAFRGADIYTYLRARQATTGRLHTLGTNFRSSHGMVNAVNHVFERAESREQGRGAFLFREKNGENPVPFLPVESQGRKEVLHIDGQVVPALNIWHLSADQPLSGAVYRQQLAAACASEITALLNGGQQGRAGFIQDGKDLRCLLPADIAILVRDGKEAQAVRGELSARGVRSVYLSDKDSVFAAQEAHDLLTWLKACAEPDVERPLRAALACITLNLSLAELERLNQDELAWEARVMQFRGYRELWRKQGVLPMLRRLLHDFQLPQALIARSDGERILTNLLHLSELLQQAAAELDGEQALIRHLSEHLALSGQAGEEQILRLESDEQLVKVVTIHKSKGLEYPLVFLPFICSAKPVDGSRLPLHYHDASGKAQVSLKPTAELIALADDERLAEDLRLLYVALTRAQHACWLGVTDLKRGNNNGSVLHLSALGYLLGGGEPLAESAGLRCWLEDLQQDCAALNYSEMPDATAEHYHPPRNEATLLAPLIPRRKASENWWIASYSALRIGDSLSVGSDEAPESAQAQKLFDDERLDPEAPREVAAGGADIHRFPRGPNPGTFLHGLLEWAGDEGFAAAPQTVEDAIARRCNRRGWEGWITTLSGWLQHLLKSPLHIGGGQVPVVFEQLTQYRVEMEFWFASHKVDVLKLDELVRQYTHNGVARVAAEPVLLNGMFKGFIDLTFEHEGRYYVADYKSNWLGVDDAAYTEQAMEQSILDNRYDLQYVLYLLALHRQLKARLVDYDYDRHVGGALYLFLRGTRAASQGVYFARPPRELIERLDRLFQGKPEPKAEPAWEQGVLL; encoded by the coding sequence ATGACCACGAAAACACCGCTGGCCCTGGCGTTCCCCTTGCGTGGAAGCCAACTGATCGAAGCCAGCGCCGGGACCGGTAAGACCTTCACCATTTCTGCGCTGTACTTGCGTCTGGTCCTTGGCCATGGCGACGAGTCGAGTGGTTTTGGCCGTGAATTGCTGCCGCCGCAAATCCTCGTGGTGACCTTCACTGATGCCGCAACCAAAGAACTGCGCGAACGTATTCGTACACGGCTGGCTGAAGCTGCGCGGTTTTTCCGCGATGAGATACCGGCGCCGGATGGCCTCATTGCTGAGTTGCGGGGGCAATACCTCCCTGAACAGTGGCCAGGCTGTGCAAACCGTCTGGACATCGCCGCCCAGTGGATGGATGAAGCGGCGGTATCGACCATCCACAGTTGGTGCCAGCGCATGCTGCGCGAACATGCATTCGACAGTGGCAGCCTGTTCACCCAGACCCTGGAAACCGATCACAGTGATTTGCTCGGCGAAGTCCTGCGCGACTACTGGCGAATGTTCTGTTACCCGATGCAAGGCGATGCGCTGAACTGGGTTCGCAGCAACTGGGGTGGCCCGGCGGCGTTGTTGCCGCGCGTGCGTGGGTTGTTCGCCAGCGAACGTGACAGCGTCGAAGGTAAAGAACCTGCCGAGTTGATTGCCGAGTGCCTGGAGGAACGACGGGCCGCTTTGCTCGAGCTCAAGATGCCTTGGCGTCAATGGGCCGATGAGTTGCTTGCCATCTGTCAGCAGGGCGTCGCGAGCAAGAGCGTCGATGGTCGTAAGATGCAGGCACGCTACTTCGAACCCTGGTTCGAAAAGCTCCGGGCCTGGGCCGAAGACGAATCTCTCGAACAGTTGGACATTGGCACCGGCTTCACTCGCCTGACGCCCGATGGCATGGCTGAAGCCTGGAAAGGTGAAGCTCCCCGTCATCCCGGTCTCGATGCGATGCCCGTTCTCAAGGCCAGCCTTGATGGTTTGCCGACCCCCGATGCCGCCGTGCTGCAACATGCCGCCCACTGGGTCGGTGCACGGTTCGAGGAAGAAAAGCGTCGCCGCGCGGAAATGGGCTTCGACGACATGCTGCTGCGCCTCGATGCGGCCTTGCAGTCTGATGGCGGTGAGCGCCTGGCAACCCTGATCCGCGAGCAGTTCCCGGTCGCGTTGATCGACGAATTCCAGGACACCGACCCGGTGCAGTACCGAATCTTCGAGAGCATTTATCGCATCGAAGATAACAATCCAGAATCCGGCCTATTCCTGATCGGCGACCCGAAGCAGGCGATCTATGCCTTCCGCGGTGCCGATATCTATACCTATCTGCGCGCCCGGCAAGCCACCACCGGCCGCCTGCATACCCTGGGTACAAATTTCCGTTCCAGTCATGGCATGGTCAACGCAGTGAACCATGTGTTCGAGCGTGCCGAATCTCGCGAGCAGGGGCGTGGAGCATTCCTGTTCCGTGAGAAGAATGGCGAGAACCCGGTACCGTTTCTGCCCGTCGAGTCCCAGGGGCGCAAAGAAGTCCTGCACATTGATGGTCAGGTTGTGCCTGCCCTGAACATCTGGCACTTGTCCGCTGATCAGCCATTGTCCGGCGCGGTGTATCGGCAACAATTGGCCGCCGCCTGCGCCAGTGAAATCACTGCGCTGCTCAATGGCGGTCAGCAGGGGCGTGCGGGCTTCATTCAGGATGGTAAGGATCTCAGGTGCTTGCTGCCGGCGGATATCGCGATTCTGGTGCGCGACGGCAAAGAAGCCCAGGCCGTGCGTGGCGAACTTTCCGCTCGCGGTGTGCGCAGTGTCTACCTGTCGGACAAGGACTCGGTGTTTGCCGCGCAGGAGGCCCATGACTTGCTGACCTGGCTCAAAGCCTGTGCCGAGCCAGATGTCGAGCGTCCACTGCGTGCCGCACTGGCCTGCATCACGCTGAACCTTTCACTGGCTGAACTGGAGCGGCTGAATCAGGACGAACTGGCCTGGGAAGCACGGGTCATGCAGTTCCGCGGTTATCGCGAGCTTTGGCGCAAGCAGGGCGTGCTACCTATGTTGCGGCGATTGCTGCATGACTTTCAGTTGCCCCAGGCGTTGATTGCGCGCAGCGATGGTGAGCGGATATTGACCAACCTGCTGCACTTATCCGAGTTGTTGCAGCAGGCCGCCGCCGAACTCGATGGCGAGCAAGCGCTGATCCGTCATTTGTCCGAGCATCTGGCGTTGTCTGGTCAGGCTGGCGAAGAACAGATCCTGCGTCTGGAAAGCGACGAGCAACTGGTCAAGGTCGTGACCATCCACAAATCCAAAGGGCTTGAGTATCCGTTGGTGTTTCTGCCGTTCATCTGCTCGGCAAAACCGGTGGACGGCAGTCGCCTGCCGCTGCATTACCACGATGCTTCGGGCAAGGCACAAGTGAGCTTGAAGCCGACGGCCGAGTTGATCGCCCTGGCCGATGATGAGCGTTTGGCCGAAGATCTTCGACTGCTCTATGTGGCCCTGACCCGGGCACAACATGCTTGCTGGCTGGGTGTGACGGACCTCAAGCGCGGCAATAACAATGGCTCGGTCCTGCACCTTTCGGCGTTGGGTTATCTGCTGGGCGGTGGTGAGCCATTGGCTGAGTCGGCAGGGCTGCGTTGTTGGCTGGAAGACCTGCAGCAAGACTGTGCGGCGCTGAACTACAGTGAAATGCCTGACGCGACCGCCGAGCATTACCACCCGCCACGCAATGAAGCGACCTTGCTTGCCCCGCTGATACCCAGGCGCAAGGCCAGTGAAAACTGGTGGATCGCCTCTTACAGCGCCTTACGCATTGGTGACAGTCTGAGCGTGGGCAGTGACGAGGCACCGGAGAGCGCGCAAGCTCAAAAGCTCTTTGACGACGAACGCCTTGACCCCGAAGCGCCACGAGAAGTCGCCGCTGGCGGCGCTGATATCCATCGATTCCCTCGTGGTCCGAACCCCGGCACTTTTCTTCATGGATTGCTCGAATGGGCCGGTGACGAAGGTTTTGCCGCTGCACCGCAAACCGTGGAAGACGCCATCGCCCGTCGCTGCAACCGTCGTGGCTGGGAAGGCTGGATCACCACGCTGAGCGGCTGGCTGCAGCACTTGCTCAAATCCCCATTGCACATCGGTGGCGGGCAGGTGCCGGTGGTGTTCGAGCAACTGACTCAATACCGGGTCGAGATGGAGTTCTGGTTCGCCAGTCATAAAGTCGATGTGCTCAAACTCGATGAGCTGGTGCGCCAATACACCCATAACGGCGTGGCCCGGGTGGCCGCCGAACCGGTGCTGCTCAATGGCATGTTCAAAGGCTTCATCGACCTGACGTTCGAGCATGAAGGCCGTTACTACGTCGCTGACTACAAATCCAATTGGCTGGGCGTCGATGACGCGGCCTATACCGAGCAGGCCATGGAGCAGTCGATTCTCGATAACCGTTACGACCTGCAATACGTACTGTACCTGCTCGCCCTGCATCGCCAGCTCAAGGCTCGGCTGGTCGATTACGATTACGACCGACATGTCGGTGGGGCGTTGTACCTGTTTCTTCGTGGTACTCGAGCGGCCAGCCAGGGTGTGTATTTTGCCCGTCCGCCACGGGAGCTGATCGAGCGCCTGGACCGGTTGTTCCAGGGTAAGCCAGAGCCCAAGGCCGAACCCGCCTGGGAACAGGGAGTATTGCTATGA
- a CDS encoding CoA-acylating methylmalonate-semialdehyde dehydrogenase: protein MNASLETTVQKVKLLIDGEWVESQTTEWHDIVNPATQQVLAKVPFATAAEVDAAISAAHRAFQTWKLTPVGARMRIMLKLQALIREHSKRIAVVLSNEQGKTIADAEGDIFRGLEVVEHACSIGSLQMGEFAENVAGGVDTYTLRQPIGVCAGITPFNFPAMIPLWMFPMAIACGNTFVLKPSEQDPMSTMLLVELAIEAGIPPGVLNVVHGGKDVVDALCTHKDIKAVSFVGSTAVGTHVYDLAGKHGKRVQSMMGAKNHAVVLPDANREQALNALVGAGFGAAGQRCMATSVVVLVGAAKQWLPDLKALAQKLKVNAGSEPGTDVGPVISKRAKARILELIESGIKEGAKLELDGRDITVPGYEQGNFVGPTLFSGVTPEMQIYTQEIFGPVLVVLEVDTLDQAIALVNANPFGNGTGLFTQSGAAARKFQSEIDVGQVGINIPIPVPVPFFSFTGSRGSKLGDLGPYGKQVVQFYTQTKTVTARWFDDDSINHGVNTTIHLR from the coding sequence ATGAACGCATCGCTAGAAACCACCGTGCAAAAGGTCAAGTTGTTGATCGATGGCGAGTGGGTCGAATCCCAGACCACCGAATGGCACGACATCGTCAACCCGGCGACCCAACAAGTGTTGGCCAAAGTCCCGTTCGCGACCGCGGCTGAAGTCGATGCCGCCATCAGCGCCGCCCATCGCGCCTTTCAGACCTGGAAGCTGACGCCAGTCGGCGCGCGGATGCGCATCATGCTCAAGCTGCAGGCGCTGATTCGCGAGCACTCCAAGCGTATTGCCGTGGTGCTCAGCAATGAGCAGGGCAAAACCATCGCCGATGCTGAAGGCGATATCTTCCGTGGCCTGGAAGTGGTCGAACACGCCTGCTCCATTGGCAGCCTGCAAATGGGCGAGTTTGCCGAGAACGTCGCAGGCGGTGTCGATACCTACACCCTGCGTCAGCCGATCGGCGTCTGCGCCGGCATTACCCCGTTCAACTTCCCGGCGATGATTCCGCTGTGGATGTTCCCGATGGCTATCGCCTGTGGCAATACCTTCGTGCTCAAGCCTTCCGAGCAGGATCCGATGTCGACCATGTTGTTGGTGGAACTGGCGATTGAAGCCGGCATTCCGCCGGGTGTGCTCAACGTCGTTCATGGTGGCAAGGATGTGGTCGATGCGCTTTGCACCCACAAGGACATCAAGGCTGTTTCGTTCGTCGGTTCGACCGCGGTCGGCACGCATGTCTACGACCTGGCCGGCAAACACGGCAAGCGCGTGCAATCGATGATGGGTGCCAAGAACCACGCCGTTGTGCTGCCCGATGCCAATCGCGAGCAAGCGCTCAATGCACTGGTCGGCGCCGGTTTCGGTGCGGCCGGGCAACGCTGCATGGCCACCTCGGTGGTGGTGCTGGTGGGCGCGGCCAAACAATGGCTGCCGGATCTCAAGGCGCTGGCGCAGAAACTCAAGGTCAATGCCGGCAGCGAGCCGGGCACTGATGTTGGCCCGGTGATTTCCAAACGGGCCAAGGCGCGGATTCTCGAGCTGATCGAAAGCGGGATCAAGGAAGGCGCCAAGCTGGAGCTGGACGGTCGCGACATCACTGTTCCGGGATATGAACAGGGCAATTTTGTCGGCCCGACTCTGTTTTCTGGCGTAACGCCTGAGATGCAGATCTACACTCAGGAAATCTTTGGCCCGGTGCTGGTGGTGCTGGAAGTCGACACCCTCGATCAGGCCATCGCCCTGGTCAACGCCAACCCGTTCGGCAACGGCACCGGCCTGTTCACTCAGAGCGGTGCGGCGGCGCGTAAATTTCAGTCGGAAATCGACGTTGGCCAGGTCGGTATCAACATCCCGATTCCGGTGCCGGTGCCGTTCTTCAGCTTCACCGGTTCCCGTGGTTCCAAACTTGGCGACCTCGGTCCGTATGGCAAGCAAGTGGTGCAGTTCTACACTCAAACCAAGACCGTCACTGCACGCTGGTTCGACGACGACAGCATCAACCACGGTGTGAACACCACCATCCACTTGCGCTAA